A genomic region of Papaver somniferum cultivar HN1 chromosome 7, ASM357369v1, whole genome shotgun sequence contains the following coding sequences:
- the LOC113299377 gene encoding nucleolar and coiled-body phosphoprotein 1-like — translation MLIINLSVSLFPFEPRQVTLANMKKTKTSSSLEEDIPDKTLVSKLNKDNKKNKKNKKKSKNLTPLLVSLADFLERQGYSKTLAAFKSEALQDEEELDGVKGHALDVETMYFKYLEMSDGEANNTSSGKQDLNTEVVADICADKLSNGAVPDLPVKSKEKKKKTKSTSEPISESVEQSAAENGHLEKSATEEETDVKSKDKKKKTKSTSEPISKSVEQSGSAENGHLEKPVTEEETDVKSKDKKKKRKKSKTESSSVDAEESEKRDSKKSDSKKEKVPISEVNGAGTESKDSKKRKRGGSEENESQADEKVESKDTKESRTKSSEEENKKDLSATPFTTEKAAKKQRIGSAEPKTANAFRRVEIEKVEFVDDRLQDNSYWAKHGADVGYGAKAQEVLGQVRGKDFRHEKTKKKRGSYRGGIIDQDSHSIKFNFSDEE, via the exons ATGCTTATAATAAACCTCTCTGTATCATTATTTCCATTTGAGCCTCGTCAAGTAACTCTAGCAAATATGAAGAAGACAAAGACTTCATCTTCTTTAGAAGAAGACATTCCTGATAAAACCCTAGTTTCAAAATTGAATAAAGAcaataagaaaaacaagaagaacaagaagaagagtaAAAATCTTACTCCTTTATTGGTTTCATTAGCTGATTTCTTGGAGCGCCAGGGATATTCTAAAACCCTTGCTGCATTTAAGTCTGAAGCTTTACAGGACGAGGAAGAG CTTGATGGGGTCAAAGGGCATGCCTTGGATGTGGAGACGATGTATTTCAAGTACTTAGAGATGAG TGATGGGGAAGCAAATAACACCAGCTCTGGCAAACAAG ATTTGAATACAGAGGTGGTTGCTGATATCTGTGCTGATAAGTTATCGAATGGAGCAGTACCGGATTTGCCTGTGAAAtctaaagagaagaaaaagaaaaccaagtcTACGTCTGAACCTATTTCAGAGAGTGTTGAGCAAAGTGCAGCTGAAAATGGACATTTAGAGAAGTCAGCGACTGAGGAGGAGACAGATGTAAAATCCAAagacaagaaaaagaaaaccaagtcTACATCTGAACCTATTTCAAAGAGTGTTGAGCAAAGTGGTTCAGCTGAAAATGGGCATTTAGAAAAACCAGTGACTGAGGAGGAGACAGATGTAAAATCCAAagacaagaaaaagaagagaaagaaatcgAAAACTGAAAGTTCATCCGTGGATGCCGAGGAATCTGAGAAACGAGATTCTAAAAAATCTGACTCCAAGAAGGAAAAGGTTCCAATTTCGGAAGTGAATGGAGCTGGCACAGAGAGTAAAGattctaagaaaagaaaaagaggaggTTCTGAAGAGAATGAATCTCAGGCTGATGAAAAGGTTGAGAGTAAGGATACTAAGGAAAGTCGGACAAAAAGTTCAGAAGAGGAAAACAAAAAGGATCTCAGCGCTACACCTTTTACAACTGAAAAGGCCGCGAAGAAACAACGTATTGGTTCTGCTGAG CCAAAGACGGCTAATGCATTTCGAAGGGTTGAAATTGAAAAGGTGGAATTTGTTGACGACAGGCTTCAAGATAATTCTTATTGGGCAAAG CATGGTGCTGATGTTGGCTATGGTGCAAAAGCACAAGAAGTTCTAGGGCAAGTGAGAGGAAA GGATTTTAGACAtgagaagacaaagaagaaacgTGGAAGTTACCGGGGAGGTATCATTGATCAGGATTCACACTCGATCAAATTTAATTTCTCTGATGAAGAGTGA